The following coding sequences are from one Thamnophis elegans isolate rThaEle1 chromosome 5, rThaEle1.pri, whole genome shotgun sequence window:
- the LOC116509492 gene encoding DNA (cytosine-5)-methyltransferase 3C-like: protein MNQCIFSLPRPVVPSKVDKLELQDCLEYSRRAKMKKIRTITTKSNSIRQGRSKTLPVSMNGKDDDLWCTELEKIFGFPLHYTDVSNMGRLARQKLLGRSWSVPVIRHLFAPLKDYFSCD, encoded by the exons ATGAATCAATGCATCTTTTCTCTTCCCAGGCCCGTGGTGCCCTCCAAGGTAGACAAGCTGGAGCTTCAGGATTGCCTGGAGTACAGTCGGAGGGCGAAG ATGAAGAAGATCCGGACCATCACGACGAAAAGCAACTCCATCCGGCAGGGTAGGAGCAAGACGCTGCCCGTCTCCATGAACGGGAAGGATGACGATTTATGGTGCACCGAGTTGGAAAA GATCTTTGGCTTCCCCCTCCACTACACCGACGTGTCCAACATGGGCCGCCTGGCACGTCAGAAGCTGCTTGGGAGATCCTGGAGCGTCCCCGTCATCCGCCATCTCTTTGCCCCCCTGAAGGATTATTTCTCCTGCGATTAG